The DNA sequence GCAAgcttaaataaattaaatcaagGGTGCCTTCTTTATCTATTACAATCTTACGGCTGGGGGCTTTTATGACACAAAGAATGCATGTCCTGGTTAAGTCGTCTGCTTGCTAACAGCCCTTTCAATTGAGATCGATCTCAACTGTTTTTGTCTGTCTAGATCTTCACCAACAAGTGTCAGCGACCTGGCTGCAAGCAGCGAGAGATGATGAAGGTTCTCTGTGACCAGTGTCATGGCAACTTCTGCCTCAAGCACCGACACCCACTAGATCATGAGTGCAGTGGGACTACTGGACATTCGCTATCTAAGGCTGGGTAATGGCATGGATGTAGGTGCCTTGGGGAAAACAGCGTAAAAGGCAGACAAACATAGATCTGGCAAATCTGATGCGCATCCATCTTTTGGATGGAGTTACAGTAGtacttcctttcctccctgtcCTTTGCTGTTCTGGCATTTGTGTcaaagttttctggggctggagTATTGATGCCTGCTGTTCTCCCAATGTCTTCAAGATATCTGTCATTTGTGCTCAATCAGCTGCCTGTGTTACAGTTCAGATTACTTGAAGCTGAAGGGCATCAAAGTAACACAAGCTATTGCTGGGACTGACTTGGCACAGCAGCAAAGGATAGTGCTGAAGTGGATTCTGGAAAAGAGTGGGGTGGCAGTGATGTAGTTGCTCTAACTGAAATTAGTATCTCCCTCTACTAGGAATGCTGCAATCATCAGGGCTCAAAAGTCTACCAAAGCATCTTCAAACACTACATCCAACAATGAAGCCATGAGTTCTGCTACAAATCTACCAACCTCCAGCAGGTACACCAGATAACCTGATTCTGCATAGTTCTCTACCCTATTCCTAGCAGCTGCAGGTTTCTGGAGGTATTGTAACAGCTGTGTTCCCTGACACTGCTCTCCCTCTCCTCAAATTGTTTGCAACAGAAGAGGAAACTCACTAAGATATCTTTTGGGGCAGGATGACATCACAGTCATTTCcctcccctgatgaaaggcaaagaAACGATTGTTCCTTACCCCTCTCTGCACAGAGGAAAGGAcagcagagaaaggcaaggaagatTGCTCCTCTGTTTCTTGGCATAGAAAGAGGGCATTCTCTTTCATCAAGAAAGGTTACCTTTCTCTTGCATTGGCATAAGGAACTTGCTATTTTCTTAGAAATATAAGCTGGAAGAAAGGGCTGGGCTTCAGGGAGGGGAATTTATGTGTGCCAGATAGAGTATCCTCACAGGCCAGATTCACCATCCCTAATgaacattaataataaataaataaacaaacaaacaaacttatttttatcccacttttctgtgactagacaaagcggctcacaacacattaaaatatccacattcacagcATTATGTCCAAAATTCCCCCcctaaaataggattaaacatgttacaattaaaatatctattaaaaacagaataaaaaaatatatcgAGGACAGAGCaatgggctaatacatgatgtgaggggcagtgaTTCTGTGGCCGGACacatttattcaggaaaggcctgccggaagagagccatcttgacagcttttttaaagctgtctaagctggcaatttgacggatctcgtctggcagatcgttccatagtttgggagcaattgcagagaaggccctctgggaggtagcagttaatctgttttttaaaggctgcaatagattcctcccttGACCCTAATGAGCCCCACTAGCACCAGGCTGGTTCTGCTAATAGATCACAGTTCAGGCTACTCTTTTTTCTCCTTGAGGCACAAGGTAAAAATGAGAATAAATCAGgctggatgtctaaagaactttaaACTGAGTTAAGACTCAAAATGGACATATATAAGAAGTGGAAAAAAGGGGAGACTGCAAAGAAAAATTCAAAGACCCAGCTtgtgtagggagaaagtcagaaaagctaaagcacaaaacaaactcaagcttgctagattaaaaacaataaacggGCTTTTTTATTATGTTCATAGCAAAAGGAGAAACAAGAAAATGGTAGGGcaactgtgtggagaagatgctTAAATTCTAACATGAGACAGATAataggcagaactactcaacactttctttttctcagtcttctGCCACAAGGAGAACAAGGTGCaacctgggggaaatggagcagtTAATGCAGTAGGCGAAATGCAGTACAGGATAGGTAAAGTGGTAGTACAGGTAAACTGGTCTATTCTAAAGGAATTCAATTcttcagggccagatgaactacatccaagggtattgaaAAAACTGGCAGAAGTAGTTTCAGAACCACTGTCGATAATCTTGGAGAATTCCTGGGGAACAGTAGaggtcccagaagactggaggagggcaaatgttgtccccatcttcaaaaaaaaaggtggggggagagGACCCAAATATTTAttgcccagtcagcctgacatcgataccaggaaacattctggagcagatcattaaatagacaGTCTGtgagcacttagaaaggaatgccctTTGTTACTAatagtcagcatgggtttcttaaAAGCaaagtcatgtcagactaattttatctcttttttaaaatagagtcacaagcttggtagatgaaaggaatccTGTGAATGCAgctgatcttgatttcagtaaggcctttgacaaggtcccccatgatatccttgcaaaaaagctagtaaaatatgggctagaaaATGTGagtgttaagtggatttgtaatggGCTGACCGACCGAACCCAACAGGTATTCAACCACTCCTCCtgttcctggagagaagtgaccactggggtgccttagggttctgtcctggcccagggctattcaacatctttatcagtgatttggatgatggaatagaggacatgcttatcgaATTTTCAAATGGCACTTACTTAGCAGGGGTtgctaatacaccagaggacaggatcagaattcaaaatgactttaacagattagaaagctggactaTAACTAACAAcctgaatttcaacagagaaattaagatactacacttggacaataaaaaagaaattcacagatataggctGGGTGACACCTGACATGACAGCAGTATATGTGGAAGAGATCTAGgcgtcttagtggaccacaggcggaacatgagtcaacaatgtgatgcagcagctaaaatagCCTATGCAGTTCTAAGctgctgcatcaataggagtatagtgtctaaatcaatggaagtaacagtaccacttCATTCTGATTTGGTGAGGtctcatctagaatactgtgtccagttctgggcaccacaatgcaagaaggatgtggacaatctggagtgtatccagaggagggtgactaaaatggtgaaagatctggacaccatgccctatgatgagagacttagggatctgggtatgtttaatgTGGAGATATGTTGACATGATAACtctattcaaatatttgaagggatgtcatattgagggtggagcaagcttgtttgctgctgctccagagactaggagccagagcaatagattcaatgTACAGGAAAAAtaattccacctaaactttaggaagagctTTCTAACAATAAAAactgtttgacagcggaacacaTTATCATGGAAAGTGCTGGggcctccttctttgaaggtttttaaacagaggttggatggccatcggtcaggaatgctttgtgtattcctgcatggcacagaaTTGGACtagatggttcttgtggtcttttccaactctgtgattctctgCCAAAGGATTTTCTCATGcaaatgtatatgttttaaagACTGTACCAACTGATTTTCTTATCTTGCATATAGAGTTACTGAAATGGCTAGAGAACCTGAGCCCCAGAGCACATTGTCACCAGCTGTTGCCCTGCAGAATGGATTGGTAAGTGCTGGTGAACAAGCTGGGAATTTAaatcattataaataaattgtttgctTTGTCATCATAGGCTTGACACTCTCCTACTTGTTGCTTTTTACATAGGGCTGCAGTGATAGCAGAGAAGGAAAGCAGGGCCACTATTAGCGTGCTTGAGAAGCCAGTTACCATCTAGCAGCCATTCCATCAAGCTGTAGGCTAGTGGACATATGAAACAGGGCCTCTTCCTGTCTTTGAGCTGCACCTTAAGAAACAAATTCTTCAAGCTGAGCCATCAGAATTTTGTAAGAGTCCAGTTTTTTGAGGTGCATCTTAGTATTTTGATGTGTTCAGTTTTTCTTTTCCACTATTTGCACATTCTCGTATGTACAAATCAAGTTATATACAAAACAGATGAATTTGCATAATTTCTGGTAGTCTGCAACTGCAGCAGAACAAAAGCCCAGTCCCACTTCATTGGAACATGCCCTGCCAGTGGAAGAAGCAGCTGTGGCTGTTGGCCTCCCTAATGTTGCTTAACTCTGGCGTTGTCTCATATTTCAGACTGAAGAGGAAGCATTGCAACGAGCCTTGGAGATGTCCCTGGCAGAGGTGGTGCCCTCCCAACCACAGCCCCGAAGGTACAACACAGTGACAAAGACTGGTTGGCTTTAGGAATATACTGTGCTAGAACACCCACATGCATTCGATAGAATGGGGATAGTTGTAACCATCTTGTCCAAACTGCAGGGCCAATAGGCTGTCCCCAGTTCAATGCAAATCTGTTGCTTCAAATCCAGGTCTCTGATTCTAGTCTTATTGGAGTGAACATTCAAACACACTGTGCTGGGCAGGCTCGCCAAGTATTAGGAACCCAGGT is a window from the Sceloporus undulatus isolate JIND9_A2432 ecotype Alabama chromosome 1, SceUnd_v1.1, whole genome shotgun sequence genome containing:
- the ZFAND2B gene encoding AN1-type zinc finger protein 2B isoform X3, translated to MEFPDLGAHCSEPSCKRLDFLPLKCDACEQLFCTDHVAYAHHSCTSAYKKDVQVPVCPLCSTPIPVKRGEMPDIVVGAHIDQDCKSDPAQRKRKIFTNKCQRPGCKQREMMKVLCDQCHGNFCLKHRHPLDHECSGTTGHSLSKAGNAAIIRAQKSTKASSNTTSNNEAMSSATNLPTSSRVTEMAREPEPQSTLSPAVALQNGLTEEEALQRALEMSLAEVVPSQPQPRSTQEEEDLALAQAISASEEEYRRQQQQQQQQARSTKPSNCCLS